One Paenibacillus sp. SYP-B4298 genomic window, TGTATCCGACCCCTCGTTTCTGAGTGAGCCATGGTATACCGGATTTCTCAAGCATAGCGAGCGCTGGGTATCCGCCCATACGGATCAGGTGGAGGCTAATTATTCGCGATCGTATCAGGTCGTCAGCTTGCTGATGCCGATCGGCACGTTTGAGCCGTCGAAGGCGCGGAATGTAATGAAGGTCAATGTCAGCTCAGATTTTTTACTGGAGCCGCTAAATCGGATTCATCTGGGTGAAAGCGGAAACATTTATCTATTGGATCAGGAGGGACGCCCTGTTCTGCCACAGGACGGGTTTGACCGGTATCCAGAGGCGGCGGACAAGATGAAGGAGGTTATTGCTTCGTCAACGAAGCAGGGGGTTGAATATGTGCAGAATCATCGGGGACAGACGGATATTCTTGTCTACAAGAAGCTGACCAAAAATAACTGGCTGCTCGCTGGCTTCGTGTCAGAGGAGGATCTGTATGCGAATTTGTCGCGGCTGCGCAGCAGCATGACGATCCTTGCTACCGTTCTGCTGGTAGCCGCGATCGTACTGGCGACCTGGCTCGCCTACAGTATTACCAAGCCGCTCTCACGACTGGTATCCGCCATGCGGCAGGTACAAAAGGGGGAGTTTGCCAATGCGGAGCAGCTCATCCCGGAGCAGCGGGTAATCCGCCACGAGGTCGATTATGCAACCTCGACCTTCCGCCAGATGGTGCAGCAATTGCGCAGTCATATTCAGACGGAATTCGAGCTGAAGCTGCTGCGGCAGCAAGCGGAGTATAAGGCTCTTCTGCTCCAGATTAATCCTCATTTCCTGTTTAATACGCTGGAGCTGCTTAGCAGTCTGGCTATACAGGGAAAGACGAAGCCTACGGTCCGCATCATTGAAGCCTTGGGCAAAATGCTCCGCTTCTCCTTGCGGATCAGTGAGGATTTAATCCCGCTTAGGGAGGAGCTGACGTACATTCGCCATTATGTAAGCATCCTGCAAATCCGGTTTGGCGAGCGTCTTGATCTGACGATCCAGGAAGAGGGAGAGCTGGAGCAACTGGAGATAGCAAAGTTTATATTGCAGCCGTTGATCGAGAATGCGGTCAAGTATGGCTTTGCAGAGCAAATGGAAGCGAAGGTCG contains:
- a CDS encoding sensor histidine kinase, whose translation is MFYSLKNRLMAFFILLLVLSFGTMSLLLFNEARALVRSYIESSALEKMDQYGSFVQMALTQIYDLSSFVFNSEMTKEWDRTLSDAQRSSGDKMLANLALSQFLTQATNNYSGVSSVTIYRRDGLWIGAENQVVSDPSFLSEPWYTGFLKHSERWVSAHTDQVEANYSRSYQVVSLLMPIGTFEPSKARNVMKVNVSSDFLLEPLNRIHLGESGNIYLLDQEGRPVLPQDGFDRYPEAADKMKEVIASSTKQGVEYVQNHRGQTDILVYKKLTKNNWLLAGFVSEEDLYANLSRLRSSMTILATVLLVAAIVLATWLAYSITKPLSRLVSAMRQVQKGEFANAEQLIPEQRVIRHEVDYATSTFRQMVQQLRSHIQTEFELKLLRQQAEYKALLLQINPHFLFNTLELLSSLAIQGKTKPTVRIIEALGKMLRFSLRISEDLIPLREELTYIRHYVSILQIRFGERLDLTIQEEGELEQLEIAKFILQPLIENAVKYGFAEQMEAKVVITIRREGGRLRLIVTDNGSGMSAQRLAELTTNKGAIEMDQILRSKSKQIGLRNVLARCQLYYGSLFEYTIQSRDSGPERGTMIELIVPVQRRTQDVPRIDRG